AAATAAACTCACATTTAGCTGTAGCATCTATACGACGTTGTAGATAAGTAAAtgcgaaaaaaatgaaaacttgTTTTGAGGACTTCGTAATTATGCAAATGGACGGGCGCAACAAAAGTGCTAAAGGCAAGTAAAAGAAGACCAGCGGCACATATTCATATCGGTTACGCGAGCGCGATTCTCGATTTTCTCAATTCTCGAGATCTCAGAATCTGTAAAAACTGAGTGTACACGTAAACTGGTTTTGCATGAATGTTCGACTAGCATACGCTCGGTAAAGGATTGGACTAACGCCGCAGCGCTGGAGCGCAGCTTCCACGTGGTGCGGCGTCCGGACCTGAaacctacttacgtaagtacacAACACCGCCGGAGACATGtctaggtatatatattatatgcacTATACACTTTGCTGCAACAGCCTAGCGTAGGAACAAGCATTAAAATTATCCGCCGCTGGCTCTACAAACagcgttttatttcatattgcttttgttttattaatttcaataaCTTCCTTCTGAAATAAGGATAAGAAAGAAGTAATGAAGCGAAtataaaagaatatcaattattttatacatctacagaattatacataaattacataatttatgtaaagCAGACATTTTATTCGGGTTATTGGTTGGTCAAACTTATTAAACTACTTTACTTTTTTATACGCACACGCCATGTCCTTCCAATTCACAATACGAATCCTTATTGATCGTCTTACCTCGGCGAAATAGAAATACGACGTCGGCGTATATCGGAAAGAGATAGTGATAATACCACAGTGAACCGTCCCGAAGGGTTTCCACTTCGCGGTCCTTTCCGGGTGTTTTAATTTTGGGACGGGTTTGGGTTCGTGTCGAATGTCGATCTTCGTCTTATCGGGGTGCACTGCGTTGGACATAATGTCATTTCATTTGTTACTGTTtgacatacctacttactattattttagtGTAATGTActgatgtaatgtaataaatgacatgaaattacttaaataaagcTACATACTTGCTATTGCAACGATTAAGTATTATTtagttgaatatatatatatatatatatatatgtatatattaagctgtactctaagaacaaattaaattatattctatgaaattatttttatttgtgtgtgtgtttagtTTGTGttgtgacatttatttcagtttatattaaGCTGTGTTTGATCCATTAACGATCCTCTTAATAAACTATGTCGATCACAAAGTATACAACGTTTTTCAGGCTCCACTGCATTAATTGTACGTAACAATCCGATAAACTTATTACTCGCTGAAACTAGCATCGaacgaaaattaaattttaaaatataattgctTGTTCGAACGAGCGGCCTCTATTCTTATCAACTTATTAACAATTTACTACCGCCTTGTCGCACttgtttaatgttaactaaTGTTAATACTAAACTTGAACACGTAAATATTAAGTGAGATGTTTTGTCGATAacaattaaaatgtgttatatataattatacccatagagtaacttatactagagcggtactgtcatagtaaattttgtaaccccagtaaattcactgccatctgtcgacacactttaaaactaaaatgaagatttataaaaatacgatagaatgtatttaaatatagataaatgattttttttatttgcattaattatttttatgattttgacccatgttcttttactgatatgcgttaaaattgttaaataacaaacgaaaccgtcaacgccatctatacgactgtaggccaaaactaatagcgccctctgaacgagaatcaaattttcttgattttcgaggcacgttttttccttagactgtatccatctattacggagttatatctatctttgattataccattatatacataatatcGCTCACGCTTCTGTATATAAGTAACGCACTAATAATGAAATCAAATTGAATTCATGTTTTACATTTCTGAATGCGCATCCTGCTTATTGTAGGAAAGGAATAGGAAGTTAATCGAGAATCGTATCTCTGCGTGGTTGTAGTTGGTACAATGACAAGCtggtattgtataggtataggtaggtatgtgtgCCTTAATCCTAGAAGAACATTTCTGAGGCCAGCACAAATGCACTACACAAATGAGATATTTATGTATCTATATCAAAGAAATAATTATAGCCCAATCATATTTACATAACGATTTTAACAAGTTTctgaaatatatacctataagctTTTATTGCCAACTACACGTTACCTTCTTTTCCTGATTTACCACTTAGCCCCTAGAACGTTTTTGTAATGTAATGATTGAACCCAATTTCTAATATGTAACAAGTCCCGTGTACCCAGTATATCTCGCTGTAAGGTAAGGACCCAATTTGCGAAAGCTGAATAAATCCACCCGCTCATATGTTTGTGCGTATATCGACCCTTCAAAACTGCAGATGTGCCGATCAAACGAGCACCGCCAAACCACTCTTTTCACCTTTTACAACTTCATATCAACGGAGTGTATACCTTATCATCACTTCATACAGATCAATTTGCGATACAATTTTATATATCACATTATTCTTCGAGTCTACATTTTCTGGCTCGTAGCGAGTGGTAAATTGGTAATACATGGACATAAAGGTTAcgtttatacatatatgtatagggAATTAAGAAAAGTTAGGTACTGCGGAAGTATCCAAAGCGGGGATGGGTGATGATCTGATAATACTGATGATAGTGCTAGgcgttttgtaaaaaaatatattttaaaaataaacttattatagTTTAGTAGTGATTGGATTTTTAAAAGCCATAAATAATTTACCCCACTGAGTGAATCGGCCATTATACGTAGGACGACAGAAATTTTGATCTTTCTCAATAGAACTTAGTTCCAGAGCCAATAGTTATGACATGACATTAGGTGTGCTAAAACTTTTCATAACTTTATATACCTTCTGAAGAATCATTACTTGTCTCTTCCTTAGTGTGCCGCTGTGTATATATACAAAtgagtttatttcattactttttacagcttttcttagttatagtataagggttaggtaagtaattagtccatcttaagtataaagagcaagtataggtattaggtaagtatttatctgtACATTTTATTGGTGTAAGTAATGAAAAAGGTGCGGGTACAGCTTGCTggatttatatattatatatttatatatattgtgtatgtacgtatgtatatatatatttaactactagctgttgcccgcgacttcgtacgcgtggatttgtatgttggtggttatatattttacatgagcatagaacattatgcagcaaaagatatcagtagggacggcggttaatcatttgttaataattatatacaacgcatgaaatttctctttcacaaagtacaaagtttcaagcccctaactgaaaaaattgttctcgatataatccctctcaacaatTAGATtctcaagtccactatttaaaaaaatgttcgctcccgctgcaaattttattaatacaaacttttcaaacacggtgcaatcagttttcgtctatttaaatataatgcccttttaccaagtttcatgttcctagctaaaacgaaaacttatactacatataaacttacatcccctttttaacacccttaggggtagaattattaagaacgttgagataacttttttgtaatattatacaatgcctttctaagaagtttcaataagcatttgtaatggattcaaactttcaacccctttttaacccttttaggggatgaatatttaaacacgcttaaattacttttcttgtattctaataatatgcctttatacaaagactgaagtcctgtactcaaaaggtttgatctccataaaaactttcaacctctgttttaccaccttgggggatgaattttcaaaaatgctgaaataagttttcttgccttttaattaaatacctttctacgaagtttcaaattcctagcttaaaataaaatttgaaccctatacaaactttcaaacccttttcaacccctttaaggggtgaattattaaaatcgctgaaattacttttcttctatgctaataatatacctttatacaaagattccagtcccgcactcaataaaatgtttgatctccatacaaacttataacccccttttcaccaccttaggggatgaattttcaaaaacgctgaaattcgttttcttgtattttaataatatgcctttatacgaagtttcaagtcccgcactcaaaaaaatttatgatctccatacaaactttcaatccctttttcaccaccttaggggatgaattttgaaaaaacccttcttagtggatacaaacgtcataaaagctatctattgtgagtCAGTCAggtagtcaggacttttacgtttatatatatatttatagattTGGTTGTACTTTAattgtatatgtatgtgtaatCTTCTTATTCCTGTAATTTATTCGTGCACTACCTGtttatctagtttttttttctttatatcctgcaaccctaaggttgtctggaagagatcgcttacagcgataagaccatctgttgctacctttatttaaattgtaaatctgttattgaatttttctttttgtggtgcaataaagtctatttacttacttatctaCTTACATATGAATTTGATTGCATTGGAGGCCTATTCAGACAGTAATAATTTGTCATGAAATGGTTATGCAAATAGGGGGTAGGTGAAGAAAAAGTGTCAACATCACCTCTgctgatttatttattgtttttaattatttatacatattttggaCTTAATTCGACATACACTAATGACCAATTAAATAGTTTCACCTACCCGCAGTTTGTCACAAATTCCTTTCagtaaaactttaaaatacatTTCACTTTCACAATCTTAACCTCAAAGTGCTGTCAAAATGGATTCTCTTAAGCAATCTATGGCGGAGATGACTGAAACCTTCAACACTCGGATGGCAGGGTTCCAGAAAGAGATTGAGAAGGCGGCTCCAAATAATCCCACAATTGCTTCGGTGTCAGCGGAATTCCGTTCTTTCAAATTGTTCATCAAGACCACTTTGGAGGCCATGCAAAAACAAATCCAACTCCTGAGTGTGCAACTGGACCAGCAGGAGATGCGCTCCAGGCGGAAAATGCTCTTGTTGCATGGTGTGCCTGAGGCCGAGGAGGAATCCACCTCGAGTCTTGTGGAACTTCTAAATGGGCATCTTGAGGAAAAGCTGACCATTCATGATGTGAAGCGCTGTCATCGGCTGGGTCAGGCccgcaaaaatataattaggtGCATCCTAGTTAAATTCAGTGATGTATCTGTGCGAAACACTGTTTGGTTTGACAAGAAACGCTTGAAGGGCTCCGGGGTAACACTCTCAGAGTTTCTCACTAAGCCACGGCATGAAGTTTTCATGGCTGCACGGGAGCGCCTTGGTGTCCGCAGATGCTGGACCCGCGATGGAAACGTGTACGTGCTTGACGCGGCAGACAAGCGTCACTGCGTGACCTCTGTGGCTGAGGTGGAACAGTTCCCAGCGGCAGACACAGCCGGTGCTCAGGGGCCTTTGTCTTCGGGCGCCGGCGCTGCCCAGGAACAGTCCAGGAGGTCCAGGAGGCCGCCGAAGAAGTTTTGATTGAACACTTTTCGTGAAATAGTTCTGTTTAATGTACGATTGTTGTTAGTTTGCCTTCTGAATTTAGTAGTGTAATAATCCGTGCGCAGATTCTCGCTACCCACTTTATACCTGTTCAATTTATCACTTTTTTCTTGAACTCTCGTGGGTTGTTCTCATATTTACATCAGGTAATTATATCTGTGACATGACAGCTGTCAACATCGTAACTTAACTTCGTAAGACTTTTTCTACGTTTGATACGTTTCGTTTCACGCACCATTTTATTGTTTTGAAGTCATGTACATTGTAACTAAATTGTCAAACTGTTTTacatttgtaaatttattttaattagtaatttttatattaattaactgCTGGTGGATAGTAGATTTGGCGTAGTATATAGTTGGTATTACCAACTAATAtcgattttatttatacatacataattatttttattttatttacttatttatgacTTTGGATAGCGATGCATCTTCGGATAACTTTTCTTCTTGTACATCAGATAACGACACCGATAGTTTTTATAGTCTCCCTCCCCCTCTTCGTGATGTTCTTTTTAGACAACTTGAAGACGTCCcaaaaaattttaatattatacatattaatgcGCAGAGCGTCCCAGCCCATTATAACGATCTTTTAACCTCCTTCGATTTATCCGAAATCCACGCTCTTCTTATTTCGGAATCCTGGTTCAAACCATGCCTTACTTCGACTTCCTATGCTTTGCCAGGATTTCACTTGCTTCGTAATGATCGCATAGGTCGAGGGGGCGGTGGTGTAGCCATTTATCTTCGATCTCATATTGCCCACTCCATCATTTGCTCGTCTGTTTCATCTTCCAATGCCGCCGAGTACCTTTTTCTTGAGTTAAATATATCTAACTCTAAAATCCTTCTCGGGGTTTTTTATTCTCCTTCTATTCACATCGACTATTTTTCTTCCTTTGAAAAGGTACTCGAAGACCTTATGCCTTCCTATAATCACCATATAATTATGGGCGATTTTAACACCTGTCTTCTGAAAAACGATTTCCGGTCTAAATCTCTTAAGTCCCTGGTTGATGCGTGTAATCTTTCTATTTTATCTTCTGGTGCTACTCATCATTTTCCCAACTGTACACCCTCTCTTCTTGATATCACTATGGTCTCCTCTCCTTCGTTAGTTGGGAAATATAGTCAACACCCCGCCGATGCCTTCTCTTATCATGACTTGCTTTGTTTGTCGTATAAAATTCGTCCCCCTAAAGCTAAACCCAAAATTATTATGCAGCGCAATTTTAGAAGGTTGAAGGTTGAGGAACTTCGCGGGGACGCCTATAATATTGATTGGAGTGTGATCGCTGACGCTGGCTCCGTAGAAGAAAAAGTTGCTCTTTTCAATTCCTTACTAATTCAGCTTTACGATGTCCATGCTCCGATTCGCCCAATCAAATTAAGGCATCTTCCTGCTCCCTGGCTGACTGACGAGATTAGGGCGCTAATCGGGAAAAAGAATCAGgctaaatctaaatttaaacttaatgcTTCTGACAGGAACAAATCGAAATATCATGCGCTGAGGAATCATTGCAGCACTGTGTGTCGCGACGCTCAGCGGCGCCACATTCATAAGTCGGTGGTCGG
The sequence above is drawn from the Cydia strobilella chromosome 2, ilCydStro3.1, whole genome shotgun sequence genome and encodes:
- the LOC134753296 gene encoding uncharacterized protein LOC134753296 gives rise to the protein MDSLKQSMAEMTETFNTRMAGFQKEIEKAAPNNPTIASVSAEFRSFKLFIKTTLEAMQKQIQLLSVQLDQQEMRSRRKMLLLHGVPEAEEESTSSLVELLNGHLEEKLTIHDVKRCHRLGQARKNIIRCILVKFSDVSVRNTVWFDKKRLKGSGVTLSEFLTKPRHEVFMAARERLGVRRCWTRDGNVYVLDAADKRHCVTSVAEVEQFPAADTAGAQGPLSSGAGAAQEQSRRSRRPPKKF